The Leptospira langatensis genomic sequence ACTATTTATCCTATTTCTGCCGGCCTCCTTCTTGATCGGAGCAATTCCCTTCGGATTCTTAGCAGCGAAATTATACGGAATAGATATCAGGGAAAAGGGAAGCGGTAATATAGGGGCGACTAACGTTACTCGGCTATTGGGCTGGAAAGTGGGTCTTCCCGTACTTCTTTTGGACATACTTAAAGGAGCAACTCCTCCTCTGGCTGTTCTTTTGCTATTTGGGGAATCCCAACAAATCTTAGTATTATGTTCTGGGGTCGCGGCGGTGCTCGGGCATATGTTCTCTCCTTTCTTAAGATTTAAAGGGGGGAAGGGCGTGGCCACAAGCTTCGGAGTATTTGCTGTACTTGCTCCCGGTCCTATCTTGATCACTCTGATCGTATTCTTGAGCCTGAGAAAGATCTTCGGGTTCGTATCCATCGGTTCTATTGGCGGGGCAATCACTCTTCCGATCTCCTACTACCTTCTTGCACTCATGGACGGAAGGAATTTTGCAACACCGGTTTTCTGGGCGATCTGCTTTACAAGCGGTATTATACTCTTATTACATAAGGCAAATTTCATCCGGCTCTTGCAGGGAAAGGAATTCGCTTCCGATAAGGAAAAATACGGAAAGAGTTTAAGATCTTAGGAACCTAGCTCTGCGAGCGAGGTCTGATTTTAGAGTTGAATTTCGAAGGGTCTTACATTAAGATCCTTCCGGGACTTCTATGATCCATAAAGAGATCGACGACAATAGGACTAGAGAAGAAAAGATCTCGAGCTTAAATCGTTTTATAGAACTTCATCCTCTTGTTGAGATCCAAGACCTGTACAAATGGCTCTATTACGGTGAATTCGGCGAGATCGTAATCCAAGAATTCTATTCCGAAAAGAAGACCGCTCCGGTGCTTCATTCCATGTTAGAGGGACTCCGTTCCGACTCCGACCTGGACCTTTCTCCCGAACGGGTCTGGGAGCCCTTAGGTTTCAGCCAAAGATATCTCATGATCTATCTGACCCCTTATTATAATTTAGAATATCCCTTGATGAGAGTGGTGAACTTGATCCAGAGATCTTCCGCGTTCCAAGGATATCGGATGAGATTCAAATTGGATTGGATCTTATTGAAGGACGAGATTGTATCCAGGAATATGGGCTTATCTAAACAGGATTTTATCAATTTTGAAGATAGGATCCAATTCCATCAACTTCCTGAGTTGGATTTTTCGGACACGTTCAAGACAAATTACCCCGCTGCCTCTTGCATCGTAGCAACAAAGCTTTTTTTTGAATACTTTCCTGAATTTGCACAGGAACCGAAGGGCTTCACTTTGTTAGAAGACGAAGCCGGTTCTTCCGTTCCGGAAGAAGAGGAAGAGGTCGTGTATCCTAGATGGGAAGGCGAGGCGCTTTGAAAAACTTCAGTCTTTGGAAGGACTCACTTTGAAGGAGATGATCCGAAGATCCTTCGCTTATCTTCATAAGCATTTCTTTTATTTCATTCTTGTCTCGTATATTCTTGGAGGCATTTTGCCTGGGCTCGGGCTAGCCATACGAGATACCAATTTCGGGACATTTACCTTCTTGGACGGAGGAAAGATCAAAGTATCCCTTTCTTTGGTGCTCCTCTCTCTTCTGTTGCTAAATGCGGGCTTAGGAATTAAGACTTCCGAACTTTTGCATTTATTCAAGAAGCCCATTCTTCTTTTTGTAGGATTGTTTGCGAACCTATCCATTCCGATCCTATTCACCTTTTTCATTTCTTTTTTAATGATCCTCTGGCATAACCCCGACGAGGTACAAAACATCTTAGTGGGCCTCGCTCTTATCGCCTCTATGCCGATCGCCGCTTCCTCCACTGCCTGGTCCCAGAAATCGAATGGCAATCTTGCTTTGAGCTTAGGACTCGTAGTCTTCTCCACAATCTTGAGCCCGGTGACCACTCCGATCGGATTGCATTCTATCGGCTTTATTACTACGGGAGATTATTCGGAAGATCTGCATGAGATTGCGGGACAAGGAGTAGGAGCATTCTTATTTCTGTCGGTCCTTCTTCCCACAATATTGGGAATAGGACTTCATTTCTTATTGCCTAAGGATTCCGCGGAGAAGGTAAAGAAGCCGATCAAGGAGATGAACTTATTAACTCTACTTATTTTAAATTATTCGAATGCTTCTGTGGTTTTGCCTCAGGTATTTACAAATCCGGATTGGGATTTTCTTTTCGTGATTCTACTGATCACAGGGGGACTTTGCTCCTTCTCCTTTTTTATAGGATTCGTGATCGCTAGGATCTTTAAGACTTCCGGTTCGGAGAAATCTTCCTTGGTTTTCGGTTTAGGAATGAATAATAATGGGACTGGGCTTGTGCTCGCTTCTTTAAGTCTGGCGGACCATCCTTCCGTAATGCTTCCCATTATCTTTTATAATTTGGTCCAGCATATAGTGGCAAGTTATACGGATAGCAAGCTCTCCAAGGAGAAAAAGGAATTATGACTCGAATCTTAAGGCTTTCCGCGTTTTCTAGGAATGCAGGCCGTAGATCTGAAATTTCTTTCTTTACAAAAGGAAACAGAAAGACTAAATTTTCCTAAAAAAGGAATTCGCAGCATGTTACAAGAAATCAACGCAGCAGGTAGTAATAATCGAGCTGCCAGACAATTCTCTCAATCAGAGTTTACTCTCCGGAATATGCCGGATAGACTTCACCCTCTTAGCAATATGGAAAATGTTGTGAGTGGACCTAAAAGTCTTGCAAAGGTGGGAGTCAATACAGACGACCAAATGACCCGAAGAGGCTATTTGATCGATTTGAACGCTTAAGTTCAGATACAAGATCTGGTGATGGTTCGGCCATCAAAGGAACCCGGCGATATTCGTCGGGTTTTTTATTTGTACTCCTCATCCAAATCGAAAGTAAAAACCTGGTAGATAGAGGCAATCGCTGAATGTTTCAGAGCCAATCCGCAAAATTCTTCTTACTCTTAGTTGTTGCGATGATCAGCTGGGGGTTCGCGTGGCCTTCCGCAAAATCCATTGTAAGTTCCGAACCTGCCATCGTGATCGTGTTCTGGCGCTTTCTTGCGACTGCGCTTTCTCTCGTCCCTATATTGATCTGGAGAAAGGACTCGATCCTTCTTCCGGACAGGAAAGCGGTCACGCAAGTATTGTTAGGCGGTATCTTATACACCATCTATAATCAGTTTTTCTTATTGGGACTCAGTCAGGGGTTGGCCGGAGCGGGCGGTGTGCTTGTGACCACCATGAATCCTATCCTTACATATATCATGGTGCATGCATTCCAAAGAAAACTTCCCGGTCCTAAGGAATTGTTCGGACTGTGTATCGGGCTTTTGGGCGGTTTTCTTCTTTTGAAGATCTGGGAAGGGGATTGGACTCTCTTATTCCAATCCGGAAATGTTTACTTTCTATTATGCGCATTTAGCTGGGCCATTCTTAGTATGAACAGTCATAGTGCAGGACAGAAAATCTCTCCGATGGTCTATAGCTTTTACGTGTTCGCGGTCGGTACATTTATAGACTTCTTCTTAGCTTTTCCTTATGATCTGAAAGGAGTATTCGATAACGGCCTGAATTTCTGGATCCAACTACTTTACCTTTCCGTAATATCTACAACGTTTGGAACGACAGTATACTTTTATGCGTCTAGCCGATTGGGATCTAGGACCGCCAGTTCGTTTATATTCCTGGTCCCGGTGACTGCATTGCTTGGAAGTTGGGTCTTTTTAGGAGAGGTTCCTTCGCTGAGCACCCTGCTCGGAGGATTGCTTGCGATCGGATCGGTATTCATCTTAAACGGAAATCATTCCAAGAAAGAAGAAGTAGCCGATCCGGCAGTTTAACCCCATCTGCTCTTGTAGTAGTGAGTTCCTCTGGGAGCGACTTGAAAGCCTTCCGGATGTTCTACGATTAGGCTTGCCTCTTTTAGATCTTCTAAATGAGGTCTAAGCTTCCATTCGGAAAGAGAGGTGTTCAATTCCAGATCGCCCATGGTGAGAAAGCCGCCACTATGAGAAGCTTGATAGATATCTTGCAAGATCTGGTTTTGGATGGCGCTCATTTCGACATGATCTTAGTGCAAGCCCGGAGCGGTCACGTCTAAAAAAACATACGCACCCGCTTCTATCTCTCTACTAAAGACGATCAGATCCTTGACGGCGTCTCTGTCGAAATATCGATCGCTCATCCCCCAATCCTCGGGCCTTCTCATGGAATCCTGGAGCTGCTTATAGAAATAGGGAAGGTAAGACCAATTCTTGCCGATCCCATGACTTGTTTCTCGAAACGAATCTTCTCCGGTTCTCATATAATAAGGCGAAAGTTGAGTGCCCTTGGAATCCGTGATATATACTCTATGGATCTCCTTGGAAGATCTGAATACAGTGTAAGCGTCCACTAAGAAACGATTCGCAATTTTGAGAACAGGAAACGGATCCAGGAATTCTTTCAGTGTCATTCTGATCCTTCTTTCGAAGGAAAGTTCTCGTTTCATCTGTTCCATCTTCTTTTGATGAAAGAATCGCACCATCTCCTTAATGGAAAGAGAAGGTTCTTTTCCGGTCGCAAGCTCCGGTCCAGGCTTTAGGAGAAGAAACCCTTGCAGGAATCTGGCACCTCCTTCTAAAGCGAAATAGAGTTCCTCTTGCGTTTCTACTCCTTCATACAGCACGGAAGCTCCCAAAGAAAATGCAAGATCCCTAATATGCTCCATCACTTTTCTAACGGAAGGAGAGCGAGAAGAAGCTCGGATCAAACGCAGATCCATTTTCAGGAAGTCTGGTCTTAAGAGTCCCACTCTCTCAATTCCGGAAGCCTCCGAACCTAGATCGTCCAAGGCGATCTTGAAACCGTAGGCTCTTAATAGATCCACGGCAATCCTGAGGGAGTCCAAACTGCCGGAGAACTCCTCTTCTGTGACTTCTAAAACGATCCGATCCGGATCTACTTCATATTCTCTGGCCAAACGAAGCAATCTGAAAGAGTCTATTCTTTCATTCTCTAATTCCCTATACAATCGGTTCGGGGAAATATTCAGGAACAATTTGGAAGAACTGCGGGAAACTTTAATTTTTTCTAATGCTCTTTTCCAAAGCGATTCCTCCAATTCACCTAACTCGAAATCGGATAGTTCCGTATCGGGAGAAAATAAGGAGCCCGCAGAAACGATATCTTCTCCTGTTCTCTTGCGCGCTAAGACCTCATGAGCGAATATCTGGCCGTCTTCAACGGAAAGAATGGGTTGGAAGAAAGGAAGGATTTCCGTTTCCTGGGCCGGAAGGAGCATTGTTCGTTATATCGAATATCTTTATCGCTATAGCAAACTCAAATCCTAAGTCCTTCCTGTTTTGAAACGAAATCTGCTAGTATTATTAAATTAATTTAATATAATTAAACATATTCCTTCGAAAGTCTAGCTAAGAGGGGAAGTGTTGATAGTACTAGTAAAACTTCTAAGCTTCCGTAAAGTATTCCTGTAAATTCCAATCCTGAGGATTTGTCATACAAGGAATGAAAGCCTTCTTGGAGATAGACGGAAACAAGAGGGCCCAGGAGAAATCCAAATGAGCCGAATCCTGTGAAAACTGTCATGACCAATGCGTTAGAATTTCTGGGAGCTAAAGAAGAGGCGAGTCTCATAGTGGGAACATACATGATGCCTGCTCCAATCCCGCAAGCGATCATGCAAACTGAAAGGCCTAGATACGAATCTACGAAACCGGTGACTGCCTGAGCAGTCCCGTAGATTATGGAACCGATCCAAACGAGAGAGATTGCATTCCAATTTCTGGATAAGAGAGCGGACGGAATAGAAAGAAGGCTCATGAGTAAGAACATGGTCCCGAGCAAGCTTCCGACTTGGCCCGGATTAAATCCTAGGTCTTCTCTCAAATGTATATTCATGGAACTTAAGAAATATCCTACTGTGAAGCGATCCGTAAAATGGAATAAGATGGGGACAAGAAGAAGGGGAGAGAGGCCCAAGGCAGATCTCGCATTTGACCACAGAATGGTGTCGGATTTCGAAATATTCTTCTGTTCTAATGTATAAAAGCTTAAAATACCAATAAAGAGTAGAATGACTGCTCCGATCAAAAATGGGAACACCGGATCATCATTCCCTAAAAATCCTAGGCTTTGGCCGACGCCTCCTCCCAATGTAAGTAGAGTTCCTCCGATCCCGAATAGGATCCCTTTGTTATAGAATCTGGAATTTTTGTCCTTCTCCCAATCCGATAGACTGGTGAGAAGTAAACCGATCACGAAAATATGCGCTCCTCCTTCCAAGAAGCGAAGAACAAATAAAGAACTCTGGCTCGGCATAAAGGGAAGAAGTGCAAGAAAGATCGCATCTACAAGAGAGAAGATCCCGATCAAGATCTTGCGAGTCCCCAATCTATCCGATAGCCAACCTGCCAAAGGGGAAAACAAGAAGGAGCCGAGCATAGCAGCGCTTTGGAACCAAGCGACCCCATAGGAACTCCCTCCTAATCTGTCTTTTACGATTTCCTTATATACTGGAACGATCATAGTTACAGGAAGCATCGCGAGGAAGACGAATGCCAAGGTAAACCAAGGCATTCGCTCCTTCTTGCTTATTGCTGGAATGAATTCTGCCAAAACTCGGGACAAGAATCAATGCCTCGCTGGACTTGCTAGGACTTCTTCGAATCTATCCCTGCCAATAGAAGAAATAAGAGTTTCTTCCAATTCATCAAAAATCGCTTGGTTCAACCTGAATACTCGGTTTGCTTCTTGAACTATATTTTGCTTTTCTTCTTCGGAGAAGGGAAGTTCGTCCAAGGCCTTTCTATATTTATCCTTGAAGTCCTTAGGGCTTGCGATCTCCGGAAATTCATAGAATTCTAAACCTTTTGCGCCTTCTATCCCTAAGGCTTTGGCAGCGACCCGTTTCAGTATTTGTCCTCCGGATAGATCTCCCAGATAGCGGACGTAGCTGTGGGCTACCAATAGTTCCGGAGAAGTATTTGCAATATCTATAATATGATTCGAGTAGGCTTCCGTTGCAGGACTGGCCTTAGGGGAATGGTCAGGACCGAAGAAATGGAGCATATCCTTTTCGATCTGGTTTCTCCTATACAATTCCGGAAAATGGATCCTGCCAAGGATCGGATGATCCTTTCTCTTCTCTAATTCGGTTTCCATAGCCATATAAACGAAGTAGAAGGCTTCCAGATGTTTGGAGTAACTTTGGGACTCTAAGACACCCTTCATGAAGCAACGAGTAAAAGCGGAATTTTCTGCGGAAGTGTGGGACCCTGAGGTTCCTTCTCTCAATAATTGGGCAAGGCTCACTTTGTTTCTCCTGACATTACTGTGACAGATTGTTTGATTCTAGTTCTGAGAGTCAATCTCAAAATATAGGATGAAAGGGTGGTTTGGGAGTACAGGGCGAGGCCCCGCCCTCGTTGGGTGGGGGCCGGAGCGAAGCGGTGGTACCCGCTCCTTACACCAAGAAGTCCTTCTTTACAAGTACATTTCCCGTGGAGGATTTTCGTGTAGGAACTCCTCACTCCAAGTCCCAGAAGAAGTCCTTATTTGTAAGTTCGCTTTCTTCATTCTTCTGGGTAAAAGATCTCTCTTCTATCGATTGTGGAAGTTGGAAGGCCAATCGTTCTAAGTCGGTCGTCTCCTTCTCCCAGTATTCGTCTGTCCCGAAATGGGGGAAGGCGTTCGGAAAGGAAGGGTCTTCCCATCGTTTTGCGATCCATGCAGAATAATGAATATAGCGCAGGCCTCGCAACGGCTCTACCAGATCGAACCAAGTATCGGAAAATTCCCGAAACTCTCTGTAGCCGGAGAGGAATAGTTCTCTTTCGTAATCGGATCTGGAATCTCCGAAAGGAAGAAGCATCCAGAGGTCCTGAACGGCAGGTCCTGTTACGAAATCGTCGAAGTCGATGAAGCAGAACCCGTCCTTGGTTTGGATCAGGTTTCCCTTATGGCAATCTCCGTGGATCCTATGAGTTGGAATCGATTTGGAGACCTCGGAGTATCTGCGAAAGACCTGTCGGCAGGCAGTCTCGTGGCGCGATTGCAAGAATTTTGGTAGGAACTCCTTCTCTTGCAAAAAACGCAAAGGTTCCTCTCCGAAGTTCTTGAGATCTAGATGGAGTCTATGTTGAGAAGGGCGAGAAGCGCCTATATTATGGATCCTTGCAAGTAGCCTTCCTAGGATGGGAAGATTCTCTTCGGTCAACTCTTCTACCAATCTTCCTTTTTGGAGCGGCCAGAGTGTATAATAAATCCCTTTTGTTTCTCGGACAGTGACCCCATTCTCCAATTGCATCGGCGCGATCACCGGGATTTCAGCTTCCTCCAGCTCTTTTAGAAAAGAATGTTCTTCTAATATTTGGGAAAGTGACCAGCGAGCGGGGCGATAGAATTTTACGACAAGCCTTCCGCCTTCTTCTAAGCCTACATCGTAGACTCGGTTCTCCAAGCTGTTCAAGGCAAGGCAATGGCCGGAGACCGGAAATCCTGCGTCTTCTACCGCTGTCAAAACCGAGTCTATGTCCAGTCGATTATAGAATTCTTTGCCGGGGGTTTCCATGATTGCTAATATCTATTTGGAAAATAACAATCATAGGATTTTTTATTATTTTGCGACTGTCGCCGTTGGTCTAAAAATGGCAAATTTTTCTAAACTGAAAGCCATTCGCGTATTTATTTATTAGCCGCTAAAATGAGAATAGATCCATTTGAATAAAAATATTAAGAAAACATAAAATGCAAAGACAAATGCTTGGATGATTCTTCCGAAGTAGCCAAAGCCCTCAGGCCTGTCACCTACTGCTATATCCAGCCAAAATTGCTTCCAATTGATATTTGCCCAGTCTATTCTCCAGCGATTTTTTTTCCGTGCTTCGATGGACTCATCGATTGCAAATTTCCTAAAACTTTCGGCTCCTCTGTCGACGATCCCGAGTTTCGGATCGAAATATAATTCTCCGGATTCTAATCCTTGGATTAAATCTTCCAGATAGGCCTCTAGTGACTCGGCTTGCTCCTCTCGCTCCGGAGAATCGTGGATGAATTCCAATATCTTGCCAGTTTTCTTATCTAAGACCAGAAGGTCTCCGGTTCTCTGAAGATCTCCGAAAGGATACCAATCTTTATCCCACCAAGGATCTTCCAAGCCTTCCTTTTCGGCCATCTCATCCCATTTTTCCTCGATTGCCAATTCGTCTAACATCTCTTTCTCTTGGATCGCATCCGCTAAAGGCATGAATGAGTAATGCAAAAATAAACTCGGGAATTCCTCTTTTTGGCCGTCGGCTATCGAATATAGTTTCTGCAACTGAGAAGGAAATTTCTTAGAATTCGTTTGCGATCCTGGATTGAGTAATTCGTTCTTGTTTCCCGTTTTCTTCCAAGTGAGTTCGTAGAGTTTTTCGATCAATTGCTGAAGCATAGCTTCCAAAACTGTGTATATACAAAGGTCTGTAAAGCCTGAAATTCGGATTTAGAACGAATGTAGTTTCGGATCGTTGGATAGGCAAACTTAAGAGGAATAGATTTCTTTAGTTCTCTCCGGCTAAAAGTTTTCTTCTCAAACCGGTGAATTCTTTCAGAATCGCACTTATAAACAATTGTCTCTTTCTAA encodes the following:
- the plsY gene encoding glycerol-3-phosphate 1-O-acyltransferase PlsY, with amino-acid sequence MNELFILFLPASFLIGAIPFGFLAAKLYGIDIREKGSGNIGATNVTRLLGWKVGLPVLLLDILKGATPPLAVLLLFGESQQILVLCSGVAAVLGHMFSPFLRFKGGKGVATSFGVFAVLAPGPILITLIVFLSLRKIFGFVSIGSIGGAITLPISYYLLALMDGRNFATPVFWAICFTSGIILLLHKANFIRLLQGKEFASDKEKYGKSLRS
- a CDS encoding heme oxygenase (biliverdin-producing), with protein sequence MSLAQLLREGTSGSHTSAENSAFTRCFMKGVLESQSYSKHLEAFYFVYMAMETELEKRKDHPILGRIHFPELYRRNQIEKDMLHFFGPDHSPKASPATEAYSNHIIDIANTSPELLVAHSYVRYLGDLSGGQILKRVAAKALGIEGAKGLEFYEFPEIASPKDFKDKYRKALDELPFSEEEKQNIVQEANRVFRLNQAIFDELEETLISSIGRDRFEEVLASPARH
- a CDS encoding EAL domain-containing protein — protein: MLLPAQETEILPFFQPILSVEDGQIFAHEVLARKRTGEDIVSAGSLFSPDTELSDFELGELEESLWKRALEKIKVSRSSSKLFLNISPNRLYRELENERIDSFRLLRLAREYEVDPDRIVLEVTEEEFSGSLDSLRIAVDLLRAYGFKIALDDLGSEASGIERVGLLRPDFLKMDLRLIRASSRSPSVRKVMEHIRDLAFSLGASVLYEGVETQEELYFALEGGARFLQGFLLLKPGPELATGKEPSLSIKEMVRFFHQKKMEQMKRELSFERRIRMTLKEFLDPFPVLKIANRFLVDAYTVFRSSKEIHRVYITDSKGTQLSPYYMRTGEDSFRETSHGIGKNWSYLPYFYKQLQDSMRRPEDWGMSDRYFDRDAVKDLIVFSREIEAGAYVFLDVTAPGLH
- a CDS encoding serine/threonine protein kinase, translating into METPGKEFYNRLDIDSVLTAVEDAGFPVSGHCLALNSLENRVYDVGLEEGGRLVVKFYRPARWSLSQILEEHSFLKELEEAEIPVIAPMQLENGVTVRETKGIYYTLWPLQKGRLVEELTEENLPILGRLLARIHNIGASRPSQHRLHLDLKNFGEEPLRFLQEKEFLPKFLQSRHETACRQVFRRYSEVSKSIPTHRIHGDCHKGNLIQTKDGFCFIDFDDFVTGPAVQDLWMLLPFGDSRSDYERELFLSGYREFREFSDTWFDLVEPLRGLRYIHYSAWIAKRWEDPSFPNAFPHFGTDEYWEKETTDLERLAFQLPQSIEERSFTQKNEESELTNKDFFWDLE
- a CDS encoding bile acid:sodium symporter family protein, which encodes MIRRSFAYLHKHFFYFILVSYILGGILPGLGLAIRDTNFGTFTFLDGGKIKVSLSLVLLSLLLLNAGLGIKTSELLHLFKKPILLFVGLFANLSIPILFTFFISFLMILWHNPDEVQNILVGLALIASMPIAASSTAWSQKSNGNLALSLGLVVFSTILSPVTTPIGLHSIGFITTGDYSEDLHEIAGQGVGAFLFLSVLLPTILGIGLHFLLPKDSAEKVKKPIKEMNLLTLLILNYSNASVVLPQVFTNPDWDFLFVILLITGGLCSFSFFIGFVIARIFKTSGSEKSSLVFGLGMNNNGTGLVLASLSLADHPSVMLPIIFYNLVQHIVASYTDSKLSKEKKEL
- a CDS encoding SMI1/KNR4 family protein; this translates as MLQQLIEKLYELTWKKTGNKNELLNPGSQTNSKKFPSQLQKLYSIADGQKEEFPSLFLHYSFMPLADAIQEKEMLDELAIEEKWDEMAEKEGLEDPWWDKDWYPFGDLQRTGDLLVLDKKTGKILEFIHDSPEREEQAESLEAYLEDLIQGLESGELYFDPKLGIVDRGAESFRKFAIDESIEARKKNRWRIDWANINWKQFWLDIAVGDRPEGFGYFGRIIQAFVFAFYVFLIFLFKWIYSHFSG
- a CDS encoding DMT family transporter codes for the protein MFQSQSAKFFLLLVVAMISWGFAWPSAKSIVSSEPAIVIVFWRFLATALSLVPILIWRKDSILLPDRKAVTQVLLGGILYTIYNQFFLLGLSQGLAGAGGVLVTTMNPILTYIMVHAFQRKLPGPKELFGLCIGLLGGFLLLKIWEGDWTLLFQSGNVYFLLCAFSWAILSMNSHSAGQKISPMVYSFYVFAVGTFIDFFLAFPYDLKGVFDNGLNFWIQLLYLSVISTTFGTTVYFYASSRLGSRTASSFIFLVPVTALLGSWVFLGEVPSLSTLLGGLLAIGSVFILNGNHSKKEEVADPAV
- a CDS encoding MFS transporter, with protein sequence MPWFTLAFVFLAMLPVTMIVPVYKEIVKDRLGGSSYGVAWFQSAAMLGSFLFSPLAGWLSDRLGTRKILIGIFSLVDAIFLALLPFMPSQSSLFVLRFLEGGAHIFVIGLLLTSLSDWEKDKNSRFYNKGILFGIGGTLLTLGGGVGQSLGFLGNDDPVFPFLIGAVILLFIGILSFYTLEQKNISKSDTILWSNARSALGLSPLLLVPILFHFTDRFTVGYFLSSMNIHLREDLGFNPGQVGSLLGTMFLLMSLLSIPSALLSRNWNAISLVWIGSIIYGTAQAVTGFVDSYLGLSVCMIACGIGAGIMYVPTMRLASSLAPRNSNALVMTVFTGFGSFGFLLGPLVSVYLQEGFHSLYDKSSGLEFTGILYGSLEVLLVLSTLPLLARLSKEYV